In a genomic window of Acidilobus saccharovorans 345-15:
- a CDS encoding class I SAM-dependent methyltransferase: MNRHDLFRRHLMSPVDVSLLEPLRLQPGMTVVDLGSGPGRFTIPVAKIVAPGKVYAVDIDKESLRIVAEKASEEGLSNVEVVEADATQGVGLPDNVADVVIMANVLHDFIHEGVSQAVLRTAVRLLKRGGRLAVYEFKKGSLSFGPPQWLRVDPEKVIEELRAAGLASIDVIQNVNETHYLVIGVKP; encoded by the coding sequence ATGAACAGGCATGACTTGTTCAGAAGGCACTTAATGTCGCCCGTGGACGTCTCGCTTTTAGAGCCCCTTAGGTTGCAGCCTGGCATGACGGTGGTGGACCTGGGCTCAGGGCCTGGGAGGTTCACAATACCTGTGGCTAAGATCGTAGCCCCTGGAAAGGTCTATGCGGTAGACATAGATAAGGAGTCCCTTCGTATCGTTGCCGAAAAAGCCTCAGAAGAAGGACTCTCTAACGTTGAAGTTGTAGAAGCTGACGCGACTCAAGGAGTTGGGTTGCCTGATAACGTGGCAGACGTAGTGATAATGGCTAACGTGTTGCACGATTTCATCCATGAAGGGGTTTCACAGGCCGTGCTGAGAACGGCTGTACGCCTACTAAAGCGTGGAGGAAGGCTTGCGGTCTACGAGTTTAAAAAGGGGTCGCTCTCCTTCGGGCCCCCGCAGTGGCTCAGGGTGGACCCTGAGAAAGTTATTGAAGAGTTAAGGGCCGCAGGCCTAGCCTCAATCGATGTAATTCAGAACGTTAACGAGACTCATTACTTAGTTATCGGAGTTAAGCCCTGA
- the fni gene encoding type 2 isopentenyl-diphosphate Delta-isomerase, with amino-acid sequence MTFTSARKLEHIDIVRKGGVEPQETTLLEYVRIVHRSLPEANLEDIDLSVKLCGRELGAPLIITGMTGGHPDVEPINAAIAEVAEKFGIAMGVGSQRAAIEDSSMIHTFSVVRERAPHAFIVANLGGAQLAKGYGVKEALKAVEMIRADAIAIHLNIGQELFQDEGDTKFSGVLEKVAELVEEMPVPVIVKEVGTGLSAEDISALRSVGVKCFDVAGLGGTNWIKIEALRSKAKHGAPLRDPASIADLWGNPTAIAIVEARNAAPDAYIIGSGGLRDGHDVAKAIALGADVGGFAAPALRALSAGREGLERYVSQILYQLKAAMLMSGSKRPQDLWLAGITIWGRLKDELESRGINIGSYLNSRAMTLLWRRRDNDI; translated from the coding sequence ATGACATTTACGAGCGCCCGTAAGCTTGAGCACATAGACATCGTAAGGAAGGGTGGCGTGGAGCCTCAGGAAACCACGCTGCTTGAGTATGTAAGGATAGTTCACAGGTCACTTCCTGAGGCTAACTTAGAGGACATTGATCTCTCAGTTAAACTTTGTGGCCGCGAGCTGGGCGCACCTTTAATAATAACCGGCATGACGGGAGGTCACCCTGACGTAGAGCCCATAAACGCTGCCATAGCAGAAGTGGCTGAGAAGTTTGGAATAGCCATGGGTGTTGGAAGTCAAAGAGCGGCTATAGAGGACTCCTCTATGATTCACACGTTCTCCGTGGTAAGGGAGAGGGCTCCGCACGCCTTCATAGTTGCTAACCTCGGCGGAGCGCAGCTGGCCAAAGGATACGGGGTGAAGGAGGCCTTAAAGGCCGTGGAGATGATAAGGGCCGACGCCATAGCGATACACCTCAATATTGGACAGGAACTGTTCCAGGACGAGGGTGACACCAAGTTTAGCGGCGTGCTTGAGAAGGTAGCAGAGCTCGTGGAGGAAATGCCGGTGCCCGTGATAGTTAAGGAGGTGGGCACAGGCCTCAGCGCTGAAGATATTAGTGCGCTGCGTTCAGTCGGCGTTAAGTGCTTCGACGTGGCGGGGTTAGGAGGCACCAACTGGATTAAGATAGAAGCCCTCAGGTCTAAAGCTAAGCATGGGGCGCCGCTCAGGGACCCAGCTAGCATAGCAGACCTATGGGGCAACCCCACGGCTATTGCAATAGTGGAGGCCAGGAATGCGGCCCCGGATGCATATATAATTGGAAGTGGAGGGCTCAGGGATGGTCACGACGTGGCCAAAGCTATAGCTCTAGGCGCTGACGTAGGTGGCTTCGCGGCCCCTGCCCTCAGGGCGCTCTCAGCAGGTCGTGAAGGACTAGAGAGGTATGTTTCACAGATACTTTATCAGTTGAAGGCGGCAATGTTAATGAGCGGCAGTAAGAGGCCCCAGGACCTCTGGCTCGCTGGCATTACCATATGGGGTCGGCTCAAGGACGAGCTGGAATCAAGAGGCATAAACATTGGTAGTTACTTAAATAGCAGAGCTATGACACTTCTTTGGAGGAGACGGGACAATGACATTTGA
- a CDS encoding adenylate kinase family protein produces the protein MTEQFVIIVAGTPGVGKSTLSSLLSEELGCNVVEPSQVAVKEGLGRPDPERPGTLIIDEERLVNSILNKLGPCTIVPTHYPSLFLDFANFNELVPFVVLLRLNPLVLFERLLSRGWPRRKILENVMAEALGSVADELMDYSDMTIEVDTTGMSPQSVLSSVISGVSEWRTGINIDWLSDPAVANAVPQWGSELDLYENGVYNGG, from the coding sequence ATGACTGAGCAGTTCGTAATAATAGTTGCTGGGACGCCAGGCGTTGGCAAGTCAACCCTCTCTAGCCTGCTCTCGGAGGAGCTGGGATGTAATGTAGTTGAGCCGTCACAGGTGGCTGTAAAAGAGGGCCTGGGGAGGCCGGACCCAGAGAGGCCTGGAACGCTCATAATTGATGAAGAGCGCCTTGTAAACTCTATACTGAATAAGTTGGGCCCCTGCACTATTGTGCCGACTCACTACCCGTCCCTCTTCTTAGACTTCGCAAATTTTAACGAGCTAGTTCCATTCGTTGTTCTTCTCAGGCTAAACCCGCTTGTGCTGTTCGAGAGGCTCCTGTCAAGGGGTTGGCCTCGCCGCAAGATTCTTGAGAACGTGATGGCCGAGGCGCTGGGCTCCGTGGCCGATGAGCTTATGGACTACAGCGATATGACTATAGAGGTTGACACGACAGGTATGAGCCCTCAGTCCGTGCTCTCCAGCGTCATATCCGGCGTTTCAGAGTGGAGGACTGGCATTAACATTGACTGGCTCTCCGACCCGGCCGTTGCTAACGCCGTCCCTCAGTGGGGCTCTGAGCTGGACCTTTACGAGAATGGGGTTTACAATGGTGGGTGA
- a CDS encoding APC family permease — protein MTTSERTTATTGGQLSRKLGLLDLVFLSFGGQAALLSLLTYATGVVSYTGVFAPVVIIIGTLLVLLNAAVVYGLSKRYGEAGGYYIYAFYSLTRRLGLETGWLYIMYSVIYGSAYFLGAAYVLRYAIHLDPFLAAIIIYIPAATFLVLGIRPSAKYAEIASIIELAALIYISLVNLTIAGFRFYNPFSLKSIPSSSLLAAGMLFAIGIPTGYGSITPLGGEAIRKEYIGKAAIIVVIVGGLLASMVIYSLLDASLATGQINFILTARIPVIDFMRKFYGDLYAIPLVFAAFNDGVLAPLSFMAATSRTLYAMAKNGMLHRGLAVIRGDHPFNAVIATVIIYGMVTFPALALYERPFALFLVYGSLAGLANLFVHVSANFSYILEGFRGLRRAMTFNSLKSFNWIFRKFTDILIGFSASIISLWAMTLSFMSKNLQLEVDIFIVWIIIGFIYAEVLDELKSIRSSELPQG, from the coding sequence ATGACTACCTCGGAGAGGACAACAGCTACGACGGGCGGGCAGCTGAGCAGAAAGCTAGGCCTGCTCGACTTAGTGTTTCTATCCTTTGGAGGGCAGGCAGCGCTGCTTTCCTTGCTAACTTACGCCACAGGAGTGGTCTCCTACACAGGAGTTTTTGCCCCAGTAGTGATAATAATAGGAACGCTTCTGGTATTGTTAAATGCTGCAGTCGTTTATGGCCTCTCAAAGAGGTATGGCGAGGCCGGGGGCTATTATATATATGCGTTTTACAGCCTAACGCGAAGGCTGGGCCTTGAAACGGGCTGGCTCTACATAATGTACTCTGTTATCTACGGCTCTGCCTACTTCCTAGGGGCTGCCTATGTCCTAAGATATGCAATTCACTTGGACCCCTTTTTGGCAGCCATCATAATATACATTCCAGCAGCGACGTTCCTAGTCTTGGGCATCAGGCCCTCAGCAAAATACGCCGAAATAGCTTCAATAATAGAGCTGGCTGCGTTGATCTACATAAGTTTAGTTAACCTCACAATAGCAGGCTTCAGGTTTTACAACCCGTTCTCATTAAAGTCAATACCATCATCGTCGCTTTTGGCAGCCGGTATGCTCTTTGCAATAGGCATACCCACGGGGTATGGCTCCATAACTCCGCTGGGCGGGGAGGCCATAAGGAAAGAGTACATAGGCAAAGCTGCAATAATTGTAGTCATAGTGGGTGGGCTCCTTGCCAGCATGGTAATTTACTCGCTCTTAGACGCCTCCCTGGCAACTGGCCAAATAAACTTCATATTGACGGCAAGGATACCAGTTATAGACTTTATGCGTAAGTTTTACGGGGATCTTTATGCAATACCGCTAGTCTTTGCTGCATTTAATGATGGCGTTCTAGCGCCCTTATCATTTATGGCAGCCACGTCAAGGACTCTTTATGCCATGGCGAAGAATGGCATGCTACACAGGGGCTTAGCCGTTATAAGGGGTGACCATCCGTTTAATGCAGTGATAGCGACAGTAATAATCTATGGCATGGTGACTTTTCCGGCGCTGGCGCTCTACGAGAGGCCCTTCGCGTTATTCCTAGTATATGGCAGCCTGGCCGGTCTCGCTAACTTGTTTGTGCACGTTTCTGCCAACTTCTCGTATATTCTTGAAGGCTTCAGAGGGCTTCGCAGAGCCATGACGTTCAATTCGCTTAAATCGTTTAACTGGATATTCAGAAAGTTCACAGACATTTTAATAGGATTCAGCGCCAGTATCATAAGTTTATGGGCCATGACGTTGAGCTTTATGTCAAAGAACCTTCAGCTAGAGGTCGATATATTTATAGTGTGGATAATAATAGGGTTCATATATGCTGAAGTTCTGGACGAGCTTAAAAGCATAAGAAGTTCCGAGCTGCCGCAGGGCTAG
- a CDS encoding trehalose synthase, whose amino-acid sequence MTECSSSILKWYTSRPWMLSCDSVAYYCEPIEGGLALTVEGCGEKAFAPISMLPDGSLLELDSSATWLNSILSSSTAAFQSSCRGLRKIRELKIVSSGLRSISYEAVDEGGERLLIKALRRLESDNIEHLVLRYLTFVNYKWVPKFICNLTYESSPYIIITSFIDGFPAATTYVNDASNRSTANVNSIGPKIGLAISELHNVMMTCSESWCRPEPITDADIRRWLERISWRSSWLRDKGSRMLPYSDRPLVYEAADSLEELVSSLEPLAEKLLGRTKLRIHGDLHLYQIVESQKGDIYITDFEGEPYKMPASKLEKEPAVRDLAALARSIDYAAMMGEQLRTGASLLQVSSWPPEELLRWEKEAFRSILESYVRNAESKGLSNLLDGLSSLFFWLVERASYESVYEIIARTGYHYVPLNAIIRYKEGFDELAKYVKEFSS is encoded by the coding sequence GTGACAGAGTGCAGTTCGTCAATACTTAAATGGTATACATCAAGGCCCTGGATGCTCAGCTGCGACAGCGTAGCCTACTACTGTGAGCCTATAGAGGGAGGCCTCGCCCTCACAGTTGAGGGGTGCGGTGAGAAGGCCTTTGCCCCTATTTCCATGCTGCCTGATGGTTCACTCCTGGAACTGGACTCCTCAGCCACATGGCTTAACTCTATATTGAGCTCTTCTACCGCCGCGTTCCAATCAAGCTGCCGTGGGCTCAGGAAGATAAGGGAGCTAAAAATCGTAAGTTCGGGGCTCAGATCCATAAGCTACGAGGCCGTAGATGAAGGCGGTGAAAGGTTACTGATAAAGGCCTTAAGGCGCCTTGAAAGCGACAACATAGAACACCTGGTACTCAGGTACTTAACGTTTGTAAATTATAAGTGGGTCCCCAAATTCATATGCAACTTAACTTATGAGAGTTCACCCTACATTATTATCACTAGCTTTATTGACGGATTTCCAGCAGCTACGACCTATGTCAATGATGCCTCCAACAGGTCTACCGCTAACGTGAATTCCATAGGGCCTAAGATAGGGTTGGCGATCTCGGAGCTTCATAACGTCATGATGACATGCAGCGAAAGCTGGTGCAGGCCAGAGCCCATAACGGACGCTGACATCAGGAGGTGGCTTGAAAGGATCAGCTGGAGGTCTTCATGGCTGAGAGATAAGGGCTCCCGCATGCTTCCATACAGCGACAGGCCCCTGGTTTACGAGGCCGCCGACTCCTTGGAGGAGCTAGTAAGTTCCCTGGAGCCACTTGCAGAGAAGCTCCTTGGAAGAACCAAGCTGAGGATCCACGGTGACCTTCACCTCTACCAAATAGTAGAGTCTCAGAAGGGGGACATATACATAACGGACTTTGAGGGGGAACCGTACAAGATGCCTGCAAGTAAGCTCGAAAAGGAACCTGCGGTAAGGGACCTAGCCGCCCTGGCGAGGAGCATTGACTATGCTGCAATGATGGGCGAGCAGCTGAGGACCGGCGCCTCCCTTCTTCAGGTCTCGTCGTGGCCTCCAGAGGAGCTTCTCAGATGGGAGAAGGAGGCCTTCAGAAGCATCTTGGAATCATACGTGAGGAACGCCGAGAGCAAGGGGCTTAGCAACCTCCTGGACGGCCTCTCATCGCTTTTCTTTTGGCTTGTTGAAAGGGCTAGCTATGAGTCCGTTTATGAAATCATCGCACGCACCGGATACCATTATGTGCCCCTGAACGCTATAATAAGGTACAAGGAGGGCTTCGACGAACTGGCGAAATATGTTAAGGAGTTCTCTTCATAG
- a CDS encoding ATP-binding protein, translating to MEIKKLIDGVPRRYRPLASIPSAAIIAKLLLDAGVLRIPTGLAIDAAGAALLSSVAGVSIAIRRHNRKAPSNNMSFRIIEVVTTGTAEERAQASQLLASIVKERAKAGRARYMVISMLQGGYSRTLIGVMNPNPSEVSIEAEILKTLISMNVKGARLSELEEVPESLVKGLEALEPTGKGEPVIVEPSRGSLPLMPSEGQTTGLRLGVAYEGAYPKPVQLTVDDIKGHVAIFGSTGTGKTTTLTTILEGLSSIGINFVAFDWAGEINRLVNDSLERWSPLKDGGINPFTDKGLRSSPELLLDVLSSAMNLTQPQSYIVMRVFNDGIPRSFGELQEAIEAYPEEARWDREVKRGLLRKVAIVASAKFSGIFNGSVDLEELEESPRIVLLDEIESYTVRRAYSLIMLAAMFSHRNRTKPVVAAIDEAHNLFSDDNDLLGHIMAESRKYGLYIALATQSPSAVPNDVLLNANTKIVHALRSLRDKEVVVQSMNLSHDMINLLDKLQPGEAIVQSPTIVNPILVKVQLRAPLRDGVSNGRVGEPVNVNASPPL from the coding sequence ATGGAGATCAAGAAACTAATAGACGGCGTGCCCAGGAGATACAGGCCGTTAGCCTCAATACCAAGCGCTGCGATCATAGCCAAACTGCTGCTGGACGCTGGGGTCCTCAGGATACCAACGGGCCTTGCAATTGATGCCGCAGGCGCTGCCTTGCTCTCGTCCGTGGCTGGCGTTTCAATAGCGATAAGGAGGCATAACAGGAAAGCGCCATCTAACAACATGAGTTTCAGGATAATAGAGGTCGTGACCACGGGTACCGCTGAAGAGAGGGCTCAGGCCTCCCAGCTGTTGGCCTCCATAGTGAAGGAGAGGGCTAAGGCCGGCAGAGCTAGATACATGGTAATTTCAATGCTTCAGGGAGGCTACAGCAGGACCCTCATAGGCGTCATGAACCCAAACCCCTCAGAAGTTAGCATTGAGGCTGAGATCTTGAAGACCCTCATATCAATGAACGTTAAGGGCGCCAGGCTTAGCGAGCTGGAAGAGGTGCCGGAGTCCCTAGTGAAGGGCCTTGAAGCTCTCGAGCCTACCGGTAAGGGCGAGCCGGTCATAGTAGAGCCCTCCAGGGGCTCCCTCCCGTTAATGCCTTCGGAGGGGCAAACGACAGGGCTTAGACTTGGAGTTGCCTACGAGGGCGCCTACCCGAAGCCTGTGCAGCTCACCGTGGATGATATAAAGGGTCACGTGGCTATTTTCGGCTCAACGGGCACGGGCAAAACCACGACCTTGACTACAATACTTGAAGGTCTCAGCAGCATTGGAATTAATTTCGTGGCTTTTGACTGGGCTGGCGAGATAAATAGGCTAGTCAATGACAGCTTGGAGAGATGGAGCCCCCTCAAGGATGGGGGCATTAACCCGTTTACTGACAAAGGGCTCCGGTCGTCCCCAGAGCTCCTGCTGGACGTGCTTAGCAGCGCCATGAATCTGACCCAGCCTCAGAGCTACATAGTTATGAGGGTCTTCAACGATGGCATACCAAGGAGCTTCGGCGAACTTCAGGAGGCCATAGAGGCATACCCTGAGGAGGCCAGGTGGGACAGGGAAGTCAAGAGGGGGCTGTTAAGGAAAGTCGCCATAGTTGCCAGCGCTAAGTTCTCCGGCATCTTTAACGGCTCTGTGGACCTCGAGGAGCTGGAGGAAAGCCCAAGGATAGTGCTGCTTGACGAGATAGAGAGCTACACCGTCAGAAGGGCCTACTCCCTAATAATGCTTGCAGCCATGTTCTCCCACAGGAACAGGACTAAGCCCGTGGTGGCTGCGATAGACGAGGCCCATAACCTCTTCAGCGACGATAATGACCTCCTGGGCCACATAATGGCTGAGTCTAGAAAGTACGGGCTCTACATAGCCCTGGCAACTCAGAGCCCCTCGGCGGTGCCTAACGACGTGTTACTGAACGCCAACACTAAGATAGTTCACGCCCTTAGGAGCCTCAGGGATAAGGAGGTGGTAGTTCAGAGCATGAACTTATCCCATGACATGATTAACCTCCTTGATAAGCTGCAGCCTGGAGAGGCCATAGTTCAGTCACCCACCATTGTAAACCCCATTCTCGTAAAGGTCCAGCTCAGAGCCCCACTGAGGGACGGCGTTAGCAACGGCCGGGTCGGAGAGCCAGTCAATGTTAATGCCAGTCCTCCACTCTGA
- a CDS encoding glutamate--tRNA ligase, protein MSLDELRSLIYRVTLRNAVQHGGKAMINSVMSTLIAEHPELRQRARELAPIVKEMVDKVNSMSAEEQRDTLAREFGEAVEEGQKKPKPEQKVLPPLPNAQEGKVVTRFAPNPDFAIHIGNARPAILSYEYARMYKGKMVLRFEDTDPRTKTPMKEAYEMIREDLRWLGVRWDEEYIQSLRMEIFYSTMKEALSKGCAYVDLGGEESKKLISEGKPPEYRDKPPEWQLEQFDRMLSGHYKEGEAVVRFKTNVNDPNPSLRDWVAFRIIDTDAHPHPLTGDKYIVWPTYNFAVSVDDHLMGITHVLRGKEHQLNTLKQGYVYKCFKWPEPTYIHFGRLKLEGFIMSKSYIKKIMSDRPGEFMGLDDPRFGTIAGLRRRGILPESIRDVILDVGVRPGDAKLSWANLAAVNRKRLDPIADRLMFVELTGGRGIRMRLSQPDCYVAKIPLHPNRPQAVREIKVCDGDYIYVPSEDAKAPMVRLAGLGNYAVNANDGLLEFKNDSLEEARKGGYPIIQWVPEASSVRLTVLEPDGLNLIKHDGLAEGYINNYGKGSRLQFIRYGFVIIDSVNPLVAILTHT, encoded by the coding sequence ATGAGCTTGGACGAGCTAAGGTCTCTAATCTACAGGGTTACATTACGTAATGCAGTGCAACATGGAGGCAAAGCAATGATAAACAGCGTAATGTCGACGCTCATAGCCGAGCACCCGGAGCTCAGGCAGAGGGCCAGGGAGCTGGCGCCCATAGTAAAGGAGATGGTGGATAAGGTTAACTCCATGAGTGCCGAGGAACAGCGTGACACTCTGGCAAGGGAATTCGGTGAAGCCGTGGAGGAAGGTCAGAAAAAGCCGAAGCCCGAGCAGAAGGTCCTACCTCCGCTTCCTAACGCTCAGGAGGGTAAGGTTGTCACCAGGTTTGCCCCTAACCCGGACTTCGCAATTCACATAGGTAACGCTAGGCCCGCGATATTGAGCTACGAGTACGCGAGAATGTACAAGGGTAAGATGGTGCTAAGGTTTGAAGATACAGACCCTAGGACCAAGACGCCTATGAAAGAGGCCTATGAGATGATTAGGGAGGACCTCAGGTGGCTTGGGGTTAGATGGGATGAGGAGTACATACAGAGCCTTCGCATGGAGATATTCTATTCGACTATGAAGGAGGCCCTCTCAAAGGGCTGCGCCTATGTGGACTTAGGGGGCGAGGAGAGCAAGAAGCTGATATCTGAGGGCAAGCCGCCAGAGTACAGGGACAAGCCACCGGAGTGGCAGCTAGAGCAGTTCGACAGGATGCTCTCAGGACACTATAAGGAGGGGGAGGCTGTAGTAAGATTTAAGACGAACGTCAACGATCCAAACCCCAGCCTCAGGGATTGGGTAGCCTTCAGGATCATTGATACTGACGCCCATCCTCACCCACTGACTGGAGACAAGTACATAGTGTGGCCCACCTATAACTTTGCAGTCAGCGTTGATGACCACTTGATGGGCATAACGCACGTGCTCAGGGGCAAGGAGCACCAGCTTAACACATTGAAACAGGGTTACGTCTACAAGTGCTTCAAGTGGCCTGAGCCCACCTACATACACTTTGGAAGGCTGAAGCTCGAAGGCTTTATAATGAGCAAGAGCTACATAAAGAAGATAATGAGCGACAGACCTGGCGAGTTCATGGGTCTTGATGATCCAAGGTTTGGCACGATAGCCGGGCTTCGTAGGCGCGGCATATTGCCCGAGTCTATAAGGGATGTAATCCTTGACGTCGGTGTAAGGCCAGGTGATGCCAAGCTTAGCTGGGCGAACTTAGCCGCGGTTAACAGGAAGAGGCTTGATCCCATAGCTGACAGGCTGATGTTCGTGGAGCTTACAGGTGGCCGCGGCATCAGGATGAGGTTAAGTCAGCCTGACTGTTACGTGGCAAAGATACCTTTACATCCCAATAGGCCGCAGGCGGTTCGCGAGATAAAGGTATGCGATGGGGACTACATCTATGTTCCAAGCGAGGACGCTAAGGCCCCCATGGTAAGGCTAGCCGGCTTAGGAAACTATGCAGTGAACGCCAATGATGGTTTACTTGAGTTTAAGAATGATAGCCTTGAAGAGGCCAGAAAGGGAGGTTACCCGATAATTCAGTGGGTGCCTGAGGCTAGCTCTGTCCGGCTGACGGTGCTGGAGCCTGATGGTCTGAACTTAATAAAGCATGACGGACTAGCTGAAGGTTACATAAACAACTACGGCAAGGGATCCAGGCTGCAGTTCATACGTTACGGCTTCGTCATAATAGACTCCGTCAACCCCTTGGTAGCCATATTGACCCATACGTAG
- a CDS encoding polyprenyl synthetase family protein yields MTFDDMNELVEKYVPLVNSDIYDVVKGAPEELYNASLHLIKAGGKRLRPLVVLATARALGGVDAEARAIPLASAVEIFHNFTLVHDDIMDNDDFRRGVPTVHKVYGVPLAITAGDLMFSLSFASILRSLEKGLDEEYVIKAVQALTEASRKVAEGQGYDMLFERSWNVDAEDYLRMIYLKTGALVEASAKLGAIAAKAKDEVIETMGEYGRLVGLAFQIRDDILGVFGDPSKTGKPVYSDLRRGKKTILALKAASSNEKVKELLIDIFNGDSSEEKLKEAAEAIKSTGALDYAQGLANSYSRLAVEKLDMLKASGLIVDEKAYRALRDLAVFSAQREK; encoded by the coding sequence ATGACATTTGATGATATGAATGAGCTCGTGGAGAAGTACGTCCCATTGGTGAACTCAGACATATATGACGTAGTAAAGGGCGCCCCTGAGGAGCTTTACAATGCGTCGCTTCACTTAATAAAGGCTGGCGGAAAGAGGCTAAGGCCACTGGTGGTTCTCGCCACGGCCAGAGCTTTAGGTGGCGTTGACGCTGAGGCGCGCGCTATTCCTCTCGCCTCAGCCGTGGAGATTTTCCACAACTTCACCTTAGTGCATGACGACATTATGGACAATGACGACTTCAGGAGAGGGGTGCCCACAGTCCACAAGGTTTATGGAGTTCCACTGGCAATTACCGCTGGTGACCTTATGTTTTCACTATCCTTTGCATCAATTCTAAGAAGCCTTGAGAAAGGCCTTGACGAGGAGTACGTAATTAAGGCAGTGCAGGCCCTAACCGAGGCTTCCCGCAAGGTAGCTGAAGGCCAAGGTTATGACATGCTCTTCGAGAGGAGCTGGAATGTGGACGCAGAAGACTATCTAAGGATGATATACCTTAAGACAGGGGCGCTGGTGGAGGCGTCAGCAAAGTTAGGCGCCATAGCTGCAAAGGCCAAGGATGAGGTAATAGAGACCATGGGGGAGTATGGGAGGCTCGTTGGCCTAGCGTTCCAGATAAGGGACGATATACTTGGAGTGTTTGGGGACCCCTCCAAAACTGGCAAACCCGTTTATAGCGATCTCCGGCGGGGTAAGAAAACCATATTGGCACTGAAGGCAGCCTCAAGTAATGAAAAGGTCAAGGAGCTCCTAATTGATATCTTCAATGGAGATAGCTCAGAGGAGAAGCTTAAGGAGGCAGCTGAAGCTATAAAGAGCACAGGAGCCCTCGACTACGCACAGGGCCTCGCCAACAGCTACTCTCGGCTTGCTGTAGAAAAGCTCGATATGCTGAAGGCCTCGGGGCTCATAGTGGACGAAAAGGCCTATAGAGCCTTAAGAGATCTTGCAGTATTTAGTGCTCAGAGGGAGAAGTAA
- a CDS encoding molybdopterin-dependent oxidoreductase, with translation MAFECSSTDKLASLDDVKGEATAGLRKVIELTGSVDLNAIYSGHELIGRSYDLYVFKLISGASEVGQLRVVVRKSLFINLTGVLFTNGLALMPPEGELLKRGEVKEGEVLSQVMTSKECTAAELPPGQVAIPKFVIYSAEGEIPRIERGSWKLVLVGPDGSSVELGLADIMSEARDLGPEDFHCVTGWSVKGRRYLGVPLRDLFRKLDSLEGAKWVYSWSHSGYTSVMPIDVAVESAALVVGMDGKALPDENGGPARIFSPLLYGWKGTKWVSMIELLRDYEDGYWEALAYHERGLVSHNERFKLRNPSLVDLCW, from the coding sequence GTGGCCTTTGAGTGCTCCTCAACGGACAAGCTGGCGTCGCTAGATGATGTCAAGGGTGAGGCTACGGCTGGGCTAAGGAAGGTCATTGAACTGACGGGCTCTGTTGACTTGAACGCCATCTACTCTGGCCATGAACTGATAGGAAGGTCCTACGATCTATACGTGTTCAAGTTGATCAGCGGGGCAAGCGAGGTAGGCCAGCTCAGAGTCGTTGTCAGGAAGTCACTTTTCATAAATCTGACCGGCGTCCTCTTCACAAACGGCCTTGCCTTAATGCCGCCCGAGGGGGAGCTGCTTAAGAGAGGTGAGGTTAAGGAGGGCGAAGTCCTGAGCCAAGTAATGACTTCTAAGGAGTGCACGGCTGCCGAGCTGCCCCCTGGCCAGGTGGCCATACCTAAGTTTGTAATCTACTCAGCCGAGGGGGAGATCCCAAGGATTGAGAGGGGCTCCTGGAAGCTGGTCTTAGTGGGGCCTGACGGCAGCTCTGTAGAGCTGGGGCTCGCTGACATAATGAGCGAGGCCAGGGACCTGGGACCTGAGGACTTCCACTGCGTCACAGGCTGGAGCGTTAAAGGCCGGAGGTATCTTGGGGTTCCACTGAGAGACCTTTTCAGGAAGCTCGATAGCTTGGAAGGCGCTAAGTGGGTCTACTCATGGAGCCATTCCGGCTACACCTCTGTAATGCCAATTGATGTAGCGGTCGAGAGCGCAGCGCTCGTAGTGGGCATGGATGGTAAGGCCCTGCCTGATGAGAACGGGGGTCCTGCAAGGATCTTCAGTCCACTTCTATACGGCTGGAAGGGAACTAAGTGGGTCTCAATGATCGAGCTTTTGAGGGACTACGAGGATGGCTACTGGGAGGCATTGGCTTATCACGAGAGGGGGTTGGTGTCCCATAATGAGAGGTTTAAACTAAGGAATCCATCGTTGGTCGACCTTTGTTGGTAG